A stretch of the Amia ocellicauda isolate fAmiCal2 chromosome 10, fAmiCal2.hap1, whole genome shotgun sequence genome encodes the following:
- the ints6l gene encoding integrator complex subunit 6, whose protein sequence is MPILLFLIDTSASMNQRTYLGTTYLDIAKGAVEIFMKLRARDPASRGDRYMLVTFDEPPYGVKAGWKENHATFMNELKNLHASGLTTLGQALRSSFDLLNLNRLVSGIDNYGQGRNPFFLEPSVIITITDGSKLTHNSGVQEELHLPLNSPLPGSELTKEPFRWDQRLFALVLRLPGASSPETEPLGSVPTDESAITQMCEVTGGRSYCVRTQRMLNQCLESLVQKVQSGVVINFEKAGPDPPLVGEDGIVDPARPVSSFSPQPWHSCHKLIYVRPNPKTGVPVGHWPIPESFWPDQNSPTLPPRTAHPVVRFSCVDCEPMVIDKLPFDKYELEPSPLTQYILERKSPHMCWQVFVSSSGKHNDLGQPFGYLKASTTLTCVNLFVMPYNYPVLLPLLDDLFKVHKLKPNLKWRQSFEIYLKTMPPYFLLPLKKALRMMGAPSLISDNMDCGLSYSVISYLKKLSQQAKIESDRLIVSVGKKPPQETGIKVKNHSNALSLAHRKDFKQLLQGITGETPLRLTDINFKEFAGFQIALLNKDLKPQAYRNAYDIPRRNLLDQLTRMRSNLLRTTQKLIRGQDEDYLHSIPVAQMGNYQEYLKMMPSPLREIDPDQPKRLHTFGNPFKQDKKGMMIDEADEFVTGPQNKKRAAGGDPNSGAALKRRRSMSPLLRRPQTPPIITNHVVGKGPPGGQGHQNIIKPIPLHKGVDGNSVPGVESNGERKPEGWPGLDGVESVALGPEEPAGEAEPGVEDGGRLGEDDLDERPVPCDHPENCDDGVILNQEGLLEVGGEEAQPGVHRTVSILPLDGSNAELRTRVIKEVRKPGRNYEMIFRLLEEVKGPLEVQKYFIHHAIKEAARFKKRVLIQQLETALEEVEERYLPSRVNNIHGR, encoded by the exons atgcctATTTTACTCTTCCTCATAGACACGTCCGCTTCTATGAACCAGCGGACCTATTTGGGTACGACGTATCTGGACATTGCTAAAGGCGCGGTTGAGATCTTTATGAAG CTACGTGCCCGAGACCCGGCTAGTAGAGGCGACAGGTACATGCTAGTTACATTTGATGAGCCACCATACGGAGTTAAG GCTGGCTGGAAGGAGAACCACGCCACGTTCATGAATGAGCTGAAGAACCTGCATGCCTCAGGGCTGACCACACTGGGCCAGGCCCTGCGCTCCTCCTTCGACCTACTCAACCTCAACCGCCTCGTGTCTGGCATAGACAACTACGGACAG GGCCGTAACCCTTTCTTCCTGGAGCCATCAGTAATTATCACCATTACAGATGGGAGCAAGCTGACGCACAACTCTGGTGTGCAAGAGGAA CTCCATCTGCCTCTCAACTCCCCTCTGCCGGGCAGCGAGCTAACAAAGGAGCCGTTCCGGTGGGATCAGCGTCTATTCGCACTGGTGCTGCGGCTGCCGGGCGCCTCCTCCCCCGAGACTGAGCCCCTGGGCAGCGTCCCCACCGACGAGTCCGCCATCACCCAGATGTGCGAGGTCACTGGGG GCCGGTCCTACTGCGTCCGCACCCAGAGGATGTTGAATCAGTGTCTGGAGTCACTGGTGCAGAAGGTGCAGAGTGGAGTCGTGATCAACTTTGAAAAAGCCGGTCCAGACCCGCCTCTGGTAGGAGAAG ACGGTATTGTGGACCCAGCCCGGCCTGTGTCGTCCTTCAGCCCGCAGCCCTGGCACAGCTGCCACAAGCTCATCTACGTCCGGCCCAACCCCAAGACTGGTGTGCCTGTGGGTCACTGGCCCATCCCAGAGTCTTTTTGGCCCGATCAGAACTCGCCCACCTTG CCACCACGGACCGCCCACCCCGTGGTGCGCTTCTCCTGTGTGGACTGCGAGCCCATGGTGATCGACAAACTGCCCTTCGACAAGTATGAGCTGGAGCCCTCGCCTCTCACACAGTACATCCTGGAGCGGAAGTCCCCGCACATGTGCTGGCAG GTGTTTGTGAGCAGTAGCGGGAAGCACAATGACCTTGGACAGCCATTTGGATACCTGAAAGCCAGCACCACTCTGACCTGTGTGAATCTCTTTGTGATGCCTTACAACTACCCAGTCTTGTTGCCATTATTAG ATGACCTGTTTAAAGTGCACAAACTCAAACCAAACTTGAAATGGCGACAGTCTTTCGAGATCTACCTGAAGACAATGCCTCCCTACTTCCTCTTG CCACTGAAGAAAGCACTGAGGATGATGGGAGCTCCCAGTCTCATCTCGGATAACATGGACTGTGGCCTCAGCTACAGTGTCATCTCCTATCTCAAGAAGCTCAGCCAGCAG GCAAAAATAGAGTCTGACCGGCTTATTGTGTCTGTGGGTAAAAAGCCCCCTCAGGAAACTGGCATCAAAGTAAAGAACCACTCCAATGCACTTTCCCTGGCCCACCGCAAGGACTTCAAACAGCTCCTGCAGGGCATAACTGGAGAGACGCCTCTCCGGCTCACAGACATCAACTTCAAGGAGTTTGCTGGCTTCCAAATCGCACTTTTAAACAAG GACCTGAAGCCCCAGGCCTACAGGAACGCCTATGACATTCCCCGCAGGAACCTGCTGGATCAGCTCACACGCATGCGGTCCAACCTGCTGCGGACGACACAGAAACTGATCCGTGGCCAGGACGAAG ACTACTTGCACAGCATCCCAGTGGCACAAATGGGCAACTACCAGGAGTACCTGAAGATGATGCCCTCACCTCTTCGGGAGATTGATCCAGACCAGCCCAAGAGGCTGCACACCTTCGGCAATCCCTTCAAACAGGACAAGAAG GGGATGATGATTGACGAGGCGGACGAGTTTGTGACCGGCCCCCAGAACAAGAAGCGGGCAGCAGGGGGAGACCCCAACTCAGGGGCTGCACTGAAGCGGCGCAGGAGCATGTCCCCCCTGCTGCGACGGCCCCAGACGCCACCCATCATCACCAACCATGTGGTGGGCAAGGGGCCGCCCGGGGGTCAGGGCCACCAGAACATCATCAAACCTATCCCACTGCACAAAG GTGTTGACGGGAACAGCGTGCCAGGGGTGGAGAGCAATGGGGAGAGGAAGCCAGAGGGCTGGCCAGGGTTGGATGGGGTAGAGTCTGTGGCGCTGGGCCCAGAGGAACCAGCGGGTGAGGCCGAGCCCGGGGTGGAGGACGGTGGGCGGCTGGGTGAAGATGACCTGGACGAGAGGCCTGTGCCCTGTGACCACCCAGAAAACTGTGACGATGGGGTCATCCTGAACCAGGAGGGGCTGCTGGAGGTTGGCGGGGAGGAGGCCCAGCCAGGCGTCCACAGGACTGTCAGCATCTTGCCTCTAGACGGCTCTAATGCTGAGCTGCGCACGCGAGTCATCAAGGAGGTCCGGAAACCCGGCCGCA ATTATGAGATGATATTCCGACTACTTGAAGAAGTGAAGGGTCCTCTGGAGGTACAGAAGTACTTTATCCATCATGCCATCAAAGAAGCAGCCAG GTTTAAGAAGCGGGTGCTGATCCAGCAGCTGGAGACGGCCCTGGAAGAGGTGGAGGAGCGCTACCTGCCCAGCCGGGTCAACAACATCCATGGCAGGTAA